Proteins from a genomic interval of Hemicordylus capensis ecotype Gifberg chromosome 14, rHemCap1.1.pri, whole genome shotgun sequence:
- the LOC128336911 gene encoding dual specificity protein phosphatase 10-like isoform X2 — translation MPPSPLEERIGILQRPKTLALRLNHSFAHNGGGGEKQQHHHHQPPPPCKPPGQAAGVAPKGPREETPQAGVLQPNHSHTIDIKVTVGAGQGRGVPERNLSLQLDLKPGGERKGLLGPQLKVFLPQAKLKKRAFKENSRPAPAAASSSASSSCLSSPASAMHPLKGGCRGCWRLLRCEDPKPGLRPPGCFPCHASLRSLSCSSCSPPSVKKLGCLPCAPVAAAALRSLACLACHPSVKSASSSCSFCSSDPIVAYDPRPGPAPAASCYGGDGDGDGDDYSVRTIWPDELARKMTLSRARQQQPPPPPPAASPLILDCRSLMEYTKSQLQGAMHFGMAEAAGRRRLQQGKLAMLDFLSSRGAADGRDSSLQRLWPTEQNGCAGATEPRPASPAKAHKTQPAQNLHLVLDLLRQDGQEGPGQRGSLVGPEAVEGPDDLGPPLTPDLENAELSPILPFLFLGNERDAQDLERMLSLNVGHVLNVTTHLPLYHADSGRLRYKRLPATDNHRQDLRQYFEEAFEFIEEAHQSGKGVLIHCQAGVSRSATIVIAYLMKHTLMTMGDAYKYVKGRRPVISPNLNFMGQLLEFETDLNAGVTPRILMPKLAGVETEV, via the exons ATGCCTCCCTCGCCTCTGGAAGAACGGATCGGCATCCTACAGAGACCCAAGACGTTGGCCTTGCGCCTCAACCACAGCTTTGCCCacaacggcggcggcggcgagaagcagcagcaccaccaccaccagccgccACCGCCCTGCAAACCGCCTGGCCAGGCTGCTGGGGTGGCCCCAAAGGGCCCCCGCGAGGAGACCCCCCAGGCCGGCGTCCTCCAGCCCAACCATTCCCACACCATCGACATCAAGGTGACGGTGGGGGCCGGGCAAGGCCGGGGGGTGCCGGAGAGGAacctctccctgcagctggaccTGAAACCGGGCGGGGAGAGGAAGGGGCTGCTGGGCCCCCAGCTGAAGGTCTTCCTGCCCCAGGCCAAGCTGAAGAAGCGCGCCTTCAAGGAGAACAGCCGGCCGGCCCCGGCGGCGGCCAGCTCCTCCGCCAGCTCCTCCTGCCTCTCCAGCCCGGCCAGCGCCATGCACCCCCTCAAGGGCGGCTGCCGCGGCTGCTGGCGGCTCCTGCGCTGCGAGGACCCCAAGCCCGGCCTGCGCCCGCCGGGCTGCTTCCCCTGCCACGCCAGCCTGCGCTCCCTCAGCTGCTCCAGCTGCAGCCCGCCCTCCGTCAAGAAGCTGGGCTGCCTGCCCTGCGCCCcggtggccgccgccgccctgcgctCCCTGGCCTGCCTGGCCTGCCACCCCTCCGTCAAGTCCGCCAGCTCCTCCTGCAGCTTCTGCAGCAGCGACCCCATCGTGGCCTACGacccccggcccggcccggccccggCGGCCAGCTGCTACGGGGGGGACGGAGACGGCGACGGCGACGACTACAGCGTCCGCACCATCTGGCCCGACGAGCTGGCCAGGAAGATGACCCTGTCCCGGgcccggcagcagcagccgccgccgccgccgccggccgccTCCCCCTTGATCCTGGACTGCCGCAGCCTGATGGAGTACACCAAGAGCCAGCTGCAGGGGGCCATGCACTTTGGGATGGCCGAGGCCGCGGGCCGGCGGCGGCTCCAGCAGGGGAAGCTGGCCATGCTGGACTTCCTCTCCTCCCGGGGGGCCGCCGACGGCCGGGACTCCTCGCTGCAGCGGCTCTGGCCCACCGAGCAGAACGGCTGTGCGGGGGCGACGGAGCCCCGGCCAGCCAGCCCCGCCAAAGCCCACAAAACGCAGCCCGCCCAGAACCTGCATCTGGTGCTGGATTTGCTCCGCCAGGACGGACAGGAGGGCCCAGGCCAGAGag GTAGTCTAGTTGGCCCCGAGGCGGTGGAGGGTCCGGACGACTTGGGTCCACCGCTCACCCCCGACCTAGAAAATGCAGAGCTGAGCCCCATCCTGCCCTTCCTGTTCCTGGGCAACGAAAGAGACGCACAGGACCTGGAGCGGATGCTGAGTCTCAACGTGGGGCATGTGCTGAACGTCACCACCCACCTCCCGCTCTACCATGCCGACAGCGGGCGCCTCCGCTACAAGCGGCTGCCTGCCACAGACAACCACCGCCAGGACCTGCGCCAGTACTTTGAGGAGGCCTTTGAGTTCATCG AGGAGGCACACCAGAGTGGCAAAGGGGTCCTCATCCACTGCCAGGCGGGCGTCTCGCGCTCAGCCACCATCGTCATCGCCTACCTGATGAAGCACACGCTCATGACCATGGGCGACGCCTACAAGTACGTCAAGGGCCGGAGGCCTGTCATCTCGCCCAACCTCAACTTCATGGGTCAGCTCCTGGAGTTCGAAACGGACCTCAACGCAGGCGTCACACCCCGCATCCTCATGCCCAAGCTGGCCGGAGTGGAGACGGAGGTGTGA
- the SPINDOC gene encoding spindlin interactor and repressor of chromatin-binding protein isoform X2, which translates to MVPASVPRAAQEEPSGSWRQEYLIAKSSAHDRLVCMVCGGVLRASGPMMAREHILQHHAHSLDFSLEEKRNILEAWSEGAALPEAQTQLRPAGNPIETKKPAEIEVLLDSEEQPASRKRGPMKPSCEAFSFNPRRQAQGQRRWHSSGNAKAAKGKQTSKDSGKEWPSQGGVPGSAPAEIRIFTDGTFPAGFALKLYCRPQPEPAQNASAKPGARKGRTDRDCSVSLLRLRSPHPSGRLGPSQGNPAGSILKDCGAKPGQRAAAAAVGKQGAPLLAESVNPAWRSRFLMDFDAAAGQLVCMVCESTLRRVSLAAVKQHILQCHSETLQLPREVRRTIREVWESRGPRPAPAARK; encoded by the exons ATGGTTCCAGCCTCGGTGCCCAGGGCCGCCCAGGAAGAACCCAGCGGCTCCTGGCGGCAGGAATACCTGATAGCCAAGAGCTCTGCCCACGACCGGCTGGTGTGCATGGTCTGCGGGGGCGTCCTGAGAGCCTCGGGCCCCATGATGGCCCGTGAACACATCCTTCAGCATCACGCCCACTcgctggacttcagcctggaagagAAGCGCAACATCCTGGAGGCCTGGAGTGAAGGGGCGGCGCTCCCGGAGGCCCAGACACAGTTGCGTCCTGCAG ggAATCCCATTGAAACCAAGAAGCCAGCTGAGATTGAAGTGCTTTTGGATTCGGAAGAGCAGCCAGCAAGTCGGAAACGGGGACCGATGAAGCCAAGCTGTG AGGCTTTCAGCTTCAACCCTAGGCGGCAGGCGCAAGGGCAGAGGAGGTGGCACAGCTCGGGCAATGCCAAGGCCGCGAAAGGCAAGCAGACCAGCAAGGACTCAG GAAAGGAATGGCCTTCACAAGGTGGCGTCCCAGGTTCAGCGCCTGCCGAAATACGGATCTTCACCGATGGGACCTTCCCAGCTGGGTTCGCCTTAAAGCTCTACTGCCGGCCTCAGCCAG AGCCAGCTCAGAACGCCAGTGCTAAACCAGGTGCCAGGAAGGGAAGAACGG ATCGTGACTGCTCCGTCTCTCTGCTGCGGCTTCGCTCCCCACACCCTTCCGGCCGCCTCGGCCCCAGCCAGGGCAACCCTGCCGGCAGCATCCTCAAAGACTGTGGTGCCAAACCGGGCCAGCGGGCAGCCGCTGCTGCGGTGGGCAAGCAGGGGGCCCCTCTGCTGGCCGAGAGCGTCAACCCCGCCTGGCGTTCTCGCTTCCTCATGGACTTTGATGCCGCCGCCGGCCAGCTGGTCTGCATGGTCTGTGAGTCCACCCTGCGGCGCGTCAGCCTGGCTGCCGTCAAGCAACACATCCTCCAGTGCCACTCGGAGACCCTCCAGTTGCCCCGCGAAGTCCGCCGTACCATCCGGGAGGTGTGGGAGAGCCGAggcccccgccctgccccagcCGCCAGGAAATGA
- the SPINDOC gene encoding spindlin interactor and repressor of chromatin-binding protein isoform X1, whose amino-acid sequence MALKAEAPLLDYIEVSLKCETEEEKEKTVPDARLPVCAPLRQDGARADPVGRGERMVPASVPRAAQEEPSGSWRQEYLIAKSSAHDRLVCMVCGGVLRASGPMMAREHILQHHAHSLDFSLEEKRNILEAWSEGAALPEAQTQLRPAGNPIETKKPAEIEVLLDSEEQPASRKRGPMKPSCEAFSFNPRRQAQGQRRWHSSGNAKAAKGKQTSKDSGKEWPSQGGVPGSAPAEIRIFTDGTFPAGFALKLYCRPQPEPAQNASAKPGARKGRTDRDCSVSLLRLRSPHPSGRLGPSQGNPAGSILKDCGAKPGQRAAAAAVGKQGAPLLAESVNPAWRSRFLMDFDAAAGQLVCMVCESTLRRVSLAAVKQHILQCHSETLQLPREVRRTIREVWESRGPRPAPAARK is encoded by the exons ATGGCACTGAAGGCAGAGGCTCCTTTGCTGGACTACATTGAGGTCTCCCTGAAGTGTGAGacggaagaagagaaggagaaaacagTCCCGGATGCTCGTCTGCCTGTTTGTGCCCCACTCAGGCAGGATGGAGCCCGTGCAGACCCTGTGGGCAGAG GAGAGCGGATGGTTCCAGCCTCGGTGCCCAGGGCCGCCCAGGAAGAACCCAGCGGCTCCTGGCGGCAGGAATACCTGATAGCCAAGAGCTCTGCCCACGACCGGCTGGTGTGCATGGTCTGCGGGGGCGTCCTGAGAGCCTCGGGCCCCATGATGGCCCGTGAACACATCCTTCAGCATCACGCCCACTcgctggacttcagcctggaagagAAGCGCAACATCCTGGAGGCCTGGAGTGAAGGGGCGGCGCTCCCGGAGGCCCAGACACAGTTGCGTCCTGCAG ggAATCCCATTGAAACCAAGAAGCCAGCTGAGATTGAAGTGCTTTTGGATTCGGAAGAGCAGCCAGCAAGTCGGAAACGGGGACCGATGAAGCCAAGCTGTG AGGCTTTCAGCTTCAACCCTAGGCGGCAGGCGCAAGGGCAGAGGAGGTGGCACAGCTCGGGCAATGCCAAGGCCGCGAAAGGCAAGCAGACCAGCAAGGACTCAG GAAAGGAATGGCCTTCACAAGGTGGCGTCCCAGGTTCAGCGCCTGCCGAAATACGGATCTTCACCGATGGGACCTTCCCAGCTGGGTTCGCCTTAAAGCTCTACTGCCGGCCTCAGCCAG AGCCAGCTCAGAACGCCAGTGCTAAACCAGGTGCCAGGAAGGGAAGAACGG ATCGTGACTGCTCCGTCTCTCTGCTGCGGCTTCGCTCCCCACACCCTTCCGGCCGCCTCGGCCCCAGCCAGGGCAACCCTGCCGGCAGCATCCTCAAAGACTGTGGTGCCAAACCGGGCCAGCGGGCAGCCGCTGCTGCGGTGGGCAAGCAGGGGGCCCCTCTGCTGGCCGAGAGCGTCAACCCCGCCTGGCGTTCTCGCTTCCTCATGGACTTTGATGCCGCCGCCGGCCAGCTGGTCTGCATGGTCTGTGAGTCCACCCTGCGGCGCGTCAGCCTGGCTGCCGTCAAGCAACACATCCTCCAGTGCCACTCGGAGACCCTCCAGTTGCCCCGCGAAGTCCGCCGTACCATCCGGGAGGTGTGGGAGAGCCGAggcccccgccctgccccagcCGCCAGGAAATGA
- the LOC128336911 gene encoding dual specificity protein phosphatase 10-like isoform X1: MCPIPAHPHPSSVWRTPPWLSSLPACFSAVGLPRTTRRIRRGGEGRADGGPGSPFPMPPSPLEERIGILQRPKTLALRLNHSFAHNGGGGEKQQHHHHQPPPPCKPPGQAAGVAPKGPREETPQAGVLQPNHSHTIDIKVTVGAGQGRGVPERNLSLQLDLKPGGERKGLLGPQLKVFLPQAKLKKRAFKENSRPAPAAASSSASSSCLSSPASAMHPLKGGCRGCWRLLRCEDPKPGLRPPGCFPCHASLRSLSCSSCSPPSVKKLGCLPCAPVAAAALRSLACLACHPSVKSASSSCSFCSSDPIVAYDPRPGPAPAASCYGGDGDGDGDDYSVRTIWPDELARKMTLSRARQQQPPPPPPAASPLILDCRSLMEYTKSQLQGAMHFGMAEAAGRRRLQQGKLAMLDFLSSRGAADGRDSSLQRLWPTEQNGCAGATEPRPASPAKAHKTQPAQNLHLVLDLLRQDGQEGPGQRGSLVGPEAVEGPDDLGPPLTPDLENAELSPILPFLFLGNERDAQDLERMLSLNVGHVLNVTTHLPLYHADSGRLRYKRLPATDNHRQDLRQYFEEAFEFIEEAHQSGKGVLIHCQAGVSRSATIVIAYLMKHTLMTMGDAYKYVKGRRPVISPNLNFMGQLLEFETDLNAGVTPRILMPKLAGVETEV, encoded by the exons ATGTGCCCCATTccggcccacccccaccccagctccgtcTGGAGGACCCCTCCCTGGCTTTCCTCTTTGCCAGCATGTTTTTCTGCCGTGGGGCTGCCCAGGACAACAAGAAGaataagaagaggaggagaaggaagggctGATGGGGGACCAGG CTCACCTTTCCCAATGCCTCCCTCGCCTCTGGAAGAACGGATCGGCATCCTACAGAGACCCAAGACGTTGGCCTTGCGCCTCAACCACAGCTTTGCCCacaacggcggcggcggcgagaagcagcagcaccaccaccaccagccgccACCGCCCTGCAAACCGCCTGGCCAGGCTGCTGGGGTGGCCCCAAAGGGCCCCCGCGAGGAGACCCCCCAGGCCGGCGTCCTCCAGCCCAACCATTCCCACACCATCGACATCAAGGTGACGGTGGGGGCCGGGCAAGGCCGGGGGGTGCCGGAGAGGAacctctccctgcagctggaccTGAAACCGGGCGGGGAGAGGAAGGGGCTGCTGGGCCCCCAGCTGAAGGTCTTCCTGCCCCAGGCCAAGCTGAAGAAGCGCGCCTTCAAGGAGAACAGCCGGCCGGCCCCGGCGGCGGCCAGCTCCTCCGCCAGCTCCTCCTGCCTCTCCAGCCCGGCCAGCGCCATGCACCCCCTCAAGGGCGGCTGCCGCGGCTGCTGGCGGCTCCTGCGCTGCGAGGACCCCAAGCCCGGCCTGCGCCCGCCGGGCTGCTTCCCCTGCCACGCCAGCCTGCGCTCCCTCAGCTGCTCCAGCTGCAGCCCGCCCTCCGTCAAGAAGCTGGGCTGCCTGCCCTGCGCCCcggtggccgccgccgccctgcgctCCCTGGCCTGCCTGGCCTGCCACCCCTCCGTCAAGTCCGCCAGCTCCTCCTGCAGCTTCTGCAGCAGCGACCCCATCGTGGCCTACGacccccggcccggcccggccccggCGGCCAGCTGCTACGGGGGGGACGGAGACGGCGACGGCGACGACTACAGCGTCCGCACCATCTGGCCCGACGAGCTGGCCAGGAAGATGACCCTGTCCCGGgcccggcagcagcagccgccgccgccgccgccggccgccTCCCCCTTGATCCTGGACTGCCGCAGCCTGATGGAGTACACCAAGAGCCAGCTGCAGGGGGCCATGCACTTTGGGATGGCCGAGGCCGCGGGCCGGCGGCGGCTCCAGCAGGGGAAGCTGGCCATGCTGGACTTCCTCTCCTCCCGGGGGGCCGCCGACGGCCGGGACTCCTCGCTGCAGCGGCTCTGGCCCACCGAGCAGAACGGCTGTGCGGGGGCGACGGAGCCCCGGCCAGCCAGCCCCGCCAAAGCCCACAAAACGCAGCCCGCCCAGAACCTGCATCTGGTGCTGGATTTGCTCCGCCAGGACGGACAGGAGGGCCCAGGCCAGAGag GTAGTCTAGTTGGCCCCGAGGCGGTGGAGGGTCCGGACGACTTGGGTCCACCGCTCACCCCCGACCTAGAAAATGCAGAGCTGAGCCCCATCCTGCCCTTCCTGTTCCTGGGCAACGAAAGAGACGCACAGGACCTGGAGCGGATGCTGAGTCTCAACGTGGGGCATGTGCTGAACGTCACCACCCACCTCCCGCTCTACCATGCCGACAGCGGGCGCCTCCGCTACAAGCGGCTGCCTGCCACAGACAACCACCGCCAGGACCTGCGCCAGTACTTTGAGGAGGCCTTTGAGTTCATCG AGGAGGCACACCAGAGTGGCAAAGGGGTCCTCATCCACTGCCAGGCGGGCGTCTCGCGCTCAGCCACCATCGTCATCGCCTACCTGATGAAGCACACGCTCATGACCATGGGCGACGCCTACAAGTACGTCAAGGGCCGGAGGCCTGTCATCTCGCCCAACCTCAACTTCATGGGTCAGCTCCTGGAGTTCGAAACGGACCTCAACGCAGGCGTCACACCCCGCATCCTCATGCCCAAGCTGGCCGGAGTGGAGACGGAGGTGTGA